In one window of Thermodesulfobacteriota bacterium DNA:
- the hypD gene encoding hydrogenase formation protein HypD — MKYVDEFRKREEAQGLLRKIREISRREVSIMEICGTHTHSISKYGVREALPPNIRLISGPGCPVCVTSAADVNRLLDFSRSRRDVVIATFGDMMKVPGSSSSLQEEKARGGDIRVVYSPLGALDIAREDTGREVVLFAVGFETTVPTVAATMLAAREEGLKNFSVLSLHKLTPPAMRALMDTGEIDIDGFICPGHVTAIIGAGAYGFLATEYGSPCVVAGFEPIDAIMGIYMLVRQLEEGRKDIEIEYDRVVTWDGNLKAQEVMRSVFEPADSLWRGIGNIPGSGLRIRDEFADMDAEKRFSIPPGEDAEPRGCKCGSVLKGLITPDACPLFAKACTPEFPIGPCMVSSEGTCAAFFKYRRAA, encoded by the coding sequence ATGAAATACGTTGACGAATTCAGGAAAAGGGAAGAGGCGCAGGGGCTTCTGAGGAAGATCCGCGAGATATCACGCAGGGAAGTGAGCATAATGGAGATATGCGGCACGCACACCCACTCCATATCGAAGTACGGGGTAAGGGAGGCGCTCCCTCCGAACATACGGCTCATATCCGGCCCCGGCTGCCCTGTATGCGTAACATCCGCGGCGGACGTAAACCGCCTTTTGGACTTCAGCAGGTCGCGCCGCGACGTCGTCATAGCCACCTTCGGGGACATGATGAAGGTGCCGGGCTCGTCCTCCTCTCTCCAGGAGGAAAAGGCCCGGGGTGGAGACATAAGAGTAGTGTACTCGCCCCTCGGCGCTCTAGATATCGCAAGGGAGGACACTGGCCGCGAGGTGGTCCTCTTTGCGGTCGGTTTCGAGACTACCGTCCCGACGGTAGCCGCGACCATGCTCGCGGCAAGGGAGGAGGGCCTTAAGAACTTCTCGGTACTTTCGCTCCACAAGCTCACTCCCCCGGCAATGCGGGCGCTTATGGACACGGGCGAGATAGACATAGACGGGTTCATCTGCCCCGGGCACGTTACGGCCATAATAGGCGCGGGCGCTTACGGCTTCCTCGCGACCGAATACGGCTCGCCCTGCGTGGTCGCCGGGTTCGAGCCCATAGACGCCATAATGGGCATATACATGCTCGTAAGACAGCTCGAAGAGGGGCGGAAGGACATCGAGATAGAGTATGACCGCGTGGTCACCTGGGACGGGAACCTGAAGGCCCAGGAGGTAATGCGCAGCGTCTTCGAGCCCGCGGACAGCCTCTGGAGGGGCATCGGCAACATACCCGGCAGCGGCTTGAGGATACGGGACGAGTTCGCGGACATGGACGCGGAGAAGAGGTTCTCGATACCTCCGGGTGAGGATGCGGAGCCCAGGGGCTGCAAGTGCGGCTCGGTACTGAAGGGGCTAATTACGCCCGACGCCTGCCCGCTCTTCGCGAAGGCCTGCACGCCGGAGTTCCCCATAGGCCCATGCATGGTATCATCCGAAGGCACCTGCGCGGCCTTCTTCAAGTACAGGAGGGCCGCATGA
- the nth gene encoding endonuclease III yields MDPKEKARKVLDILEKEFPDARTALEFKNPLELLIATILSAQATDKLVNKATGPLFKKYRTASDYAEASLEGLEKDISSINFYRNKAKHIKTCCAKLVVEFGGKVPDTLEALVALPGVGRKTANIVLGNAFGKNALAVDTHVKRVAGRLGLTSSDDPDRIEADLAAIIPPERWTKTTHLFILHGRRTCKAVNPDCLNCPIQAYSVYFREVYSKDKKKR; encoded by the coding sequence GTGGACCCCAAAGAGAAGGCCCGGAAGGTCCTGGACATACTCGAAAAGGAGTTTCCGGACGCCCGCACCGCCCTCGAATTCAAAAACCCGCTCGAACTCCTCATAGCGACCATCCTCTCCGCGCAGGCTACCGACAAGCTCGTAAACAAGGCCACGGGCCCGCTCTTTAAAAAATACCGGACCGCATCGGACTACGCTGAGGCAAGCCTTGAAGGGCTTGAAAAAGACATAAGTTCGATAAACTTCTACAGGAACAAGGCCAAACACATAAAGACCTGCTGCGCGAAGCTCGTCGTGGAGTTCGGCGGCAAGGTGCCGGATACCCTCGAAGCCCTCGTGGCCCTGCCGGGTGTCGGAAGGAAGACCGCCAATATAGTCCTGGGGAACGCCTTTGGCAAAAACGCCCTCGCAGTGGATACGCATGTGAAGAGGGTTGCCGGGAGGCTCGGCCTCACGTCATCTGACGACCCTGACAGGATAGAGGCGGACCTTGCAGCCATAATCCCTCCTGAAAGATGGACGAAGACCACCCACCTTTTCATCCTCCACGGCAGAAGGACCTGCAAGGCCGTTAACCCGGACTGCCTCAACTGCCCCATCCAGGCCTACAGCGTTTATTTCAGGGAAGTCTACTCGAAGGATAAAAAGAAGAGATAA
- the hypE gene encoding hydrogenase expression/formation protein HypE: MTKDIKTILLAHGSGGSHSRRLVEDVFAKAFTNPLLAPLNDQAVFASPSGRLAFTTDSYVVKPIFFPGGDIGKLAVCGTINDLAVGGAEPLYLSASFIIEEGLPMDELERVVASMAKTALDAGVMIVTGDTKVVERGKGDKLFINTAGIGRISGSLDLAPSGIKPGDSVIVSGTMGDHGIAILTHREGIRMETPVESDCAPLHTLAKAVLEAAPSGVRAMRDPTRGGLATVLNEFAASSGRSISVREDDIPVKEAVRGACEILGFDPLYLANEGKLVAVVSKESTDAALDAMRSHRYGRDAAVIGTVEEGPKARVLIETSIGNRRILDMLSGEQLPRIC, encoded by the coding sequence ATGACGAAGGACATAAAGACCATACTCCTTGCGCACGGCAGCGGCGGAAGCCACTCGAGGAGGCTCGTGGAGGACGTCTTCGCAAAGGCCTTCACCAACCCGCTCCTTGCGCCGCTTAACGACCAGGCGGTATTCGCCTCCCCTTCAGGACGGCTCGCATTCACGACGGATTCCTACGTCGTAAAGCCCATTTTCTTCCCCGGCGGCGACATAGGGAAGCTCGCGGTCTGCGGCACCATAAACGACCTCGCCGTGGGCGGCGCGGAGCCGCTTTATTTAAGCGCCTCGTTTATTATCGAAGAAGGACTACCAATGGACGAGCTCGAAAGGGTCGTCGCCTCGATGGCGAAGACCGCTCTCGATGCAGGGGTCATGATAGTGACGGGAGATACCAAGGTCGTAGAGCGCGGCAAGGGAGACAAGCTCTTCATCAATACAGCGGGGATAGGGAGGATAAGCGGCTCCCTTGACCTTGCGCCTTCCGGTATAAAGCCCGGAGACTCGGTCATCGTCTCCGGGACAATGGGCGACCACGGCATCGCAATACTCACCCACAGGGAAGGCATACGGATGGAAACGCCCGTAGAGAGCGACTGCGCGCCCCTCCACACCCTCGCGAAAGCCGTTCTCGAAGCCGCCCCTTCGGGCGTAAGGGCCATGCGCGACCCCACGAGAGGCGGGCTCGCGACGGTACTTAACGAGTTCGCCGCGTCGTCGGGGCGTTCGATATCTGTGCGGGAGGACGACATCCCGGTAAAGGAGGCTGTGCGAGGGGCCTGCGAGATACTCGGCTTCGACCCGCTCTATCTCGCGAACGAAGGGAAGCTCGTTGCAGTCGTCTCGAAGGAATCGACGGACGCGGCCCTGGACGCCATGCGCTCCCACCGGTACGGCAGGGACGCCGCCGTCATTGGAACTGTCGAGGAAGGGCCGAAAGCCAGGGTCCTTATCGAGACCTCGATAGGGAATAGAAGGATACTCGACATGCTCTCGGGCGAGCAGCTACCGAGGATCTGCTGA
- a CDS encoding polyprenyl synthetase family protein: MDIQEVFDLVKADIAEMERGFKASLNSNVFLVSKVGEYILKSGGKRFRPMVMLLASRLCGYSGERHIPLAGVIEFIHTATLLHDDVVDNANLRRGSASANTVWGDGASILVGDYLFSKAFFLTVKYGDMRVLQVLSDTTTRMAEGEVLQLLKHSDADTTEEEYLDVVTNKTAVLISAAARIAAILAGSGPEKEAALASYGMGLGIAYQLMDDCLDYVSTDESLGKTVGNDLKEGKVTMPLIRAALLASEDERAVIREAVEGDDLDQTGLKKVISIINRYNGIEYTIDRAKAYVEEAKRELDIFEPGLEKAALLAVADFVLDRTH, translated from the coding sequence ATGGACATCCAGGAGGTCTTCGATCTCGTAAAGGCCGACATAGCGGAAATGGAGCGGGGCTTCAAGGCCAGCCTGAACTCGAACGTCTTCCTCGTAAGCAAGGTAGGGGAATATATCCTTAAGAGCGGCGGGAAGAGGTTCAGGCCCATGGTGATGCTCCTCGCATCGAGGCTCTGCGGCTACAGCGGAGAAAGGCACATACCGCTCGCGGGCGTAATAGAGTTCATACATACGGCAACGCTCCTCCACGACGACGTGGTCGACAACGCGAACCTCCGGAGGGGGAGCGCGTCAGCCAACACGGTATGGGGGGACGGGGCCAGTATCCTTGTCGGGGACTACCTCTTCTCCAAGGCCTTTTTCCTTACGGTCAAGTACGGGGACATGAGGGTGCTGCAGGTCCTCTCCGACACCACGACGCGCATGGCCGAAGGGGAGGTATTGCAGCTCCTGAAGCACAGCGACGCGGACACGACCGAAGAGGAGTACCTCGACGTCGTGACTAACAAGACAGCGGTCCTCATATCGGCTGCGGCCCGCATAGCCGCGATACTCGCCGGGTCGGGACCTGAAAAAGAGGCGGCCCTCGCAAGCTACGGCATGGGCCTCGGCATAGCCTACCAGCTCATGGACGACTGCCTCGACTACGTATCGACCGACGAGAGCCTCGGCAAAACCGTGGGCAACGACCTCAAGGAAGGCAAGGTAACGATGCCCCTTATCCGCGCCGCCCTCCTCGCCTCGGAGGACGAGAGGGCGGTCATAAGGGAAGCTGTCGAGGGCGACGACCTGGACCAGACCGGGCTAAAGAAGGTCATTTCGATAATAAACAGGTACAATGGCATCGAGTACACCATCGACCGCGCCAAGGCCTACGTGGAAGAGGCCAAGAGGGAGCTCGATATATTCGAGCCCGGCCTTGAGAAGGCGGCCCTTCTGGCAGTGGCCGATTTCGTGCTCGACCGGACGCACTGA
- a CDS encoding alcohol dehydrogenase catalytic domain-containing protein yields the protein MKAIVFDGGKLRFEGARTAPRPGPGEALIRVALAGICRTDIEIAGGYMGFSGIPGHEFVGVIEECGDERLNGKRVTGEINIPCGRCAYCRRRMGNHCPERKVLGILGKDGAFAEYLTLPFKNLHPLPDSISDEEAVFIEPLASAYEILEQVRVDEDTRVCVLGDGRLGLLVAQVLAGTGCSLLVVGRHEEKLSILKPRGIPTRTSIEGLARELDLVIDCTGSAEGITTALELVRPAGTVVVKTTVAGKSEIGLSRVVVDEIALIGSRCGPFQPAIQALEEKSVDVRPLVSKVFPLDEGVEAMRYAAEKGVLKALLKMS from the coding sequence ATGAAGGCGATCGTTTTTGACGGCGGGAAACTCCGTTTCGAAGGGGCGCGCACAGCACCCAGGCCCGGGCCCGGAGAGGCGCTCATAAGGGTTGCGCTCGCGGGCATATGCCGGACCGACATCGAGATAGCCGGGGGCTACATGGGCTTTAGCGGCATCCCCGGCCACGAGTTCGTCGGCGTCATAGAGGAATGCGGCGACGAAAGGCTCAACGGGAAGCGCGTGACCGGGGAGATAAACATCCCTTGCGGGAGATGCGCGTACTGCAGGCGGAGGATGGGGAACCACTGCCCGGAGAGGAAGGTTCTGGGGATACTCGGAAAGGACGGCGCGTTCGCCGAGTACCTTACGCTCCCGTTCAAGAACCTGCACCCGCTCCCGGATTCCATCTCGGACGAGGAGGCGGTCTTCATAGAGCCGCTCGCCTCGGCTTATGAAATACTGGAGCAGGTGAGGGTGGACGAGGACACGAGGGTCTGCGTCCTGGGCGACGGCAGGCTGGGGCTACTGGTCGCGCAGGTACTGGCAGGGACGGGCTGTTCGCTCCTTGTGGTGGGCAGGCACGAAGAGAAGCTATCCATACTCAAGCCCAGGGGCATACCGACGAGGACGAGCATAGAGGGGCTTGCCAGGGAGCTTGACCTGGTCATAGACTGCACCGGGAGCGCGGAGGGCATAACAACGGCCCTTGAACTCGTGAGGCCCGCAGGGACCGTGGTCGTAAAGACGACGGTCGCCGGAAAGAGCGAGATAGGCCTGAGCCGCGTCGTGGTCGACGAGATAGCCCTTATAGGCTCGAGGTGCGGCCCGTTCCAGCCCGCAATACAGGCGCTCGAGGAAAAGAGTGTGGATGTCAGGCCCCTCGTATCGAAGGTCTTCCCGCTTGACGAGGGAGTCGAGGCGATGAGATACGCGGCTGAAAAGGGCGTTTTGAAGGCGCTCCTCAAGATGAGTTAA
- a CDS encoding ABC transporter ATP-binding protein, producing MSLTLAMAALGALEPLVMKYIFDKLGTGTMSPLLYGIGMLIGLSLAREGLGGLSNWLAWKVRLKVNHGILDATVARLHALPVAYHREETVGGIMTKLDRGVNGFVGAVSDIAFNVFPGIVYLVISLAVMFRLDHRLSFIVLFFAPLPAIIGMWAANEQTQRERMLMERWTRIFSRFNEVLTGIFTVKSFAMEDAEKRRFMTGVEKANRMVLRGVGIDTGVGAAKNIVGVLARVSALLAGGYLVIKGEITAGTLVAFLGYATGLFTPVQGLTGAYQTMRKATVSLGIIFSILDADDHMSDAPHAAPVKTLRGDVLFDGVSFGYDGKRPILTEISMHLKPGECVALVGPSGAGKSTIAALLQRLYDPSSGAVFIDGTDLRDLKQRSLRARIGVVSQDALLFNDTAMNNIAYGKPGASADEVMEAAKLANAHDFIARLPKGYDTLIGERGGLLSAGERQRISIARAIIKDPPVLILDEATSALDAESEMAVQQALDILMRGRTTLVIAHRLSTVVGADRIMVLKDGNIIETGSHHELLKTGGYYASLVECQSRGLAASAA from the coding sequence ATGTCACTTACCCTGGCTATGGCGGCCCTCGGCGCGCTAGAGCCGCTCGTCATGAAATACATCTTCGACAAGCTCGGGACGGGCACGATGTCTCCCCTCCTCTACGGCATCGGGATGCTCATAGGCCTGAGCCTCGCGCGCGAGGGCTTGGGCGGGCTGTCGAACTGGCTCGCCTGGAAGGTGCGCCTCAAGGTCAACCACGGCATACTCGATGCGACCGTGGCGCGCCTGCACGCTCTTCCCGTGGCCTACCACAGGGAGGAGACGGTCGGGGGCATCATGACCAAGCTCGACAGGGGCGTGAACGGCTTCGTTGGCGCGGTCTCGGACATAGCCTTCAACGTCTTCCCGGGGATAGTCTACCTCGTGATCTCTCTCGCGGTCATGTTCAGGCTGGACCACAGGCTCTCGTTCATCGTCCTTTTCTTCGCGCCGCTCCCGGCCATCATAGGCATGTGGGCCGCGAACGAGCAGACGCAGAGGGAGCGTATGCTGATGGAGCGGTGGACGAGGATATTCTCCCGCTTTAACGAGGTCCTCACAGGCATCTTCACCGTAAAGAGCTTCGCGATGGAGGACGCGGAAAAGCGCCGTTTCATGACGGGCGTCGAGAAGGCCAACCGGATGGTGCTCCGCGGCGTCGGCATTGACACGGGCGTCGGCGCGGCCAAGAACATCGTAGGCGTCCTGGCCAGGGTCTCGGCCCTCCTTGCCGGGGGCTATCTCGTCATAAAGGGCGAGATAACCGCCGGCACGCTCGTCGCCTTCCTCGGCTACGCAACCGGCCTGTTCACGCCGGTCCAGGGGCTTACGGGCGCGTACCAGACCATGCGGAAGGCCACTGTCTCGCTCGGCATAATATTCTCCATCCTCGACGCAGACGACCACATGTCCGATGCGCCCCACGCGGCGCCAGTAAAGACGCTGCGCGGGGACGTCCTCTTCGACGGCGTCTCCTTCGGCTACGACGGCAAGAGGCCGATACTGACCGAGATAAGCATGCACCTTAAGCCCGGCGAATGCGTGGCCCTTGTCGGCCCGAGCGGCGCGGGCAAATCCACAATCGCCGCTCTCCTCCAGAGGCTTTACGACCCGTCCTCCGGCGCCGTATTCATCGACGGGACTGATCTGAGAGACCTTAAGCAGCGCTCGCTAAGGGCCAGGATAGGTGTCGTATCGCAGGACGCCCTTCTCTTCAACGACACGGCAATGAACAACATAGCATACGGCAAGCCCGGCGCGTCTGCGGACGAGGTCATGGAAGCCGCGAAATTGGCCAACGCGCACGACTTCATAGCGCGCCTTCCGAAGGGCTACGATACGCTCATCGGGGAGCGGGGGGGGCTCCTCTCGGCCGGCGAGCGGCAGAGGATAAGCATCGCAAGGGCCATCATAAAAGACCCGCCGGTCCTCATACTCGACGAGGCCACATCCGCCCTCGACGCCGAATCCGAGATGGCGGTCCAGCAGGCGCTCGATATCCTCATGCGGGGCCGGACCACCCTGGTGATAGCGCACAGGCTTTCGACGGTAGTCGGCGCTGACAGGATAATGGTCCTGAAGGACGGGAACATCATCGAGACCGGAAGCCACCATGAGCTTTTAAAGACCGGCGGCTATTACGCGAGCCTGGTCGAATGCCAGTCCAGGGGGCTCGCCGCGAGCGCGGCATGA
- the hypF gene encoding carbamoyltransferase HypF: MESARIQITGIVQGVGFRPYVYGLASRHSLRGYCLNDSEGVVIEVQGASIGPFIDELRESPPPLARIDSIKVERLENGTEYEDFTIRESRVVPGKSVLVSPDMAVCPDCLREMLDPSDRRFLYPFINCTNCGPRYSIVLDIPYDRPKTTMAGFEMCPACAREYHDPADRRFHAQPNACPACGPSAWMHGNRAENNYAAIEEAGKLLKEGAIVAVKGLGGFHLACDAMNPIAVSRLRERKRRSNKPFALMVPDLDAAKLISEVSPEEECALLDRTRPIVLLKKKTASGIDEAVAPGNGHFGIMLPYTPLHHLLFRASGLKALVMTSGNLSEEPIVISNGEALKKLSGLADHFLLHDRDIYMRVDDSIARVERKRRMVLRRARGFAPEPIDMGGGSVEVFAAGALLKNTFCITKGRNAILSQHMGDLENIEALEFYRETLRNLKNTFRAEPAVVAHDLHPDYLSTRSAVEYAKEHGIPDERVIAVQHHHAHIASAMAEHGLSGPVIGISFDGTGLGMDGNIWGGEFLVATRKDFKRAAHLRYMRLPGGDAAAKEPWRMALSCLVDSCGTMDALKGFQERIGGKAGIVAEMIKKGVNSPLTSSMGRLFDAAASIAGVRDDITFEAEAAIEFESIASEGEDAYQFELEGEGPITIDTRPLIRAMVKDANSGIPVGRMAGRFHSTIAEMVLRVSEILRSETGINDVVLSGGVFQNRLLSELTEGKLRAAGFEVYRQERVPANDGGISLGQAAVAIEIIKGR; this comes from the coding sequence ATGGAAAGCGCAAGGATACAGATAACAGGCATAGTGCAGGGCGTTGGTTTCCGCCCCTATGTCTACGGGCTCGCGTCGAGGCACAGCCTGAGGGGATATTGCCTTAACGACTCCGAGGGCGTCGTCATAGAGGTGCAGGGCGCATCCATCGGCCCGTTCATCGACGAGCTAAGGGAGTCCCCTCCCCCGCTTGCCCGGATAGATTCGATAAAGGTAGAACGGCTCGAAAACGGGACCGAGTACGAGGACTTCACCATACGCGAGAGCAGGGTTGTACCAGGCAAATCCGTCCTCGTCTCTCCGGACATGGCAGTCTGCCCTGACTGCTTGAGAGAGATGCTCGACCCATCGGACAGGCGCTTCCTATACCCCTTCATCAACTGCACGAACTGCGGGCCGAGGTACTCTATCGTACTCGACATACCCTATGACAGGCCGAAGACCACGATGGCCGGCTTTGAGATGTGCCCGGCTTGCGCCAGAGAGTATCACGACCCGGCTGACAGGAGGTTCCACGCGCAGCCCAACGCGTGTCCGGCCTGCGGGCCTTCTGCGTGGATGCACGGGAACCGGGCCGAGAATAATTACGCGGCTATTGAGGAAGCCGGGAAGCTCCTCAAAGAGGGCGCAATCGTCGCGGTAAAGGGGCTCGGCGGCTTCCACCTGGCCTGCGACGCCATGAACCCCATTGCGGTTTCGAGGCTCAGGGAAAGGAAGCGGCGCTCGAATAAGCCCTTCGCGCTCATGGTCCCTGATCTGGATGCCGCGAAGCTCATAAGCGAGGTCTCTCCTGAAGAGGAATGCGCGCTCCTTGACCGTACAAGGCCCATAGTGCTCCTGAAGAAAAAGACCGCTTCCGGGATAGACGAAGCGGTCGCGCCCGGGAACGGCCATTTCGGAATCATGCTTCCGTATACGCCGCTCCATCACCTCCTCTTCCGGGCCTCGGGACTCAAGGCCCTCGTGATGACGAGCGGCAATCTCTCTGAGGAGCCCATAGTCATATCCAACGGTGAAGCCCTTAAAAAGCTATCAGGCCTCGCGGACCACTTCCTCCTGCATGACAGGGACATCTACATGAGGGTGGACGATTCTATAGCGAGGGTCGAGCGGAAAAGGAGGATGGTTTTGAGGCGGGCGCGCGGCTTCGCGCCGGAGCCCATTGACATGGGGGGCGGTTCCGTTGAGGTCTTCGCGGCGGGCGCGCTCCTCAAGAACACTTTCTGCATTACAAAAGGCAGGAACGCGATATTGAGCCAGCACATGGGCGACCTCGAAAATATCGAGGCGCTCGAATTCTACCGCGAGACCCTCAGGAACCTGAAGAATACCTTCAGGGCCGAGCCGGCCGTAGTCGCCCACGACCTCCACCCTGATTACCTGAGCACCAGGTCTGCCGTCGAGTACGCGAAAGAGCACGGCATCCCCGATGAAAGGGTCATAGCGGTCCAGCACCACCATGCTCATATTGCGAGCGCAATGGCGGAGCACGGGCTCTCCGGCCCCGTAATAGGCATATCTTTCGACGGCACCGGCCTCGGGATGGACGGCAACATCTGGGGCGGCGAGTTTCTTGTAGCGACACGAAAAGACTTCAAGAGGGCGGCGCACCTCCGCTACATGAGGCTCCCGGGTGGCGATGCGGCGGCAAAAGAGCCCTGGCGGATGGCGCTATCCTGCCTTGTCGATTCGTGCGGCACGATGGATGCGCTCAAGGGCTTCCAGGAGCGCATCGGCGGCAAAGCCGGGATCGTCGCCGAGATGATAAAGAAGGGCGTAAACTCGCCTCTCACGTCGAGCATGGGGCGGCTCTTTGACGCCGCGGCCTCGATTGCAGGGGTAAGGGATGATATAACCTTCGAGGCCGAGGCCGCGATAGAGTTCGAGAGCATCGCCTCCGAAGGGGAAGACGCCTATCAGTTCGAGCTGGAAGGGGAAGGGCCGATTACAATAGACACGCGGCCGTTAATAAGGGCGATGGTGAAAGACGCTAACTCAGGAATACCCGTGGGCAGGATGGCCGGCAGGTTCCACTCGACAATAGCGGAGATGGTCCTGAGGGTTTCCGAAATCCTCAGGAGCGAGACAGGCATAAACGATGTCGTCCTGAGCGGCGGGGTCTTCCAGAACAGGCTCCTTTCGGAGCTTACGGAAGGGAAGCTCCGGGCCGCGGGGTTTGAGGTATACCGGCAGGAGCGCGTCCCGGCAAACGATGGCGGCATATCGCTCGGCCAGGCCGCTGTCGCGATTGAAATTATTAAAGGGAGATAA
- the hypB gene encoding hydrogenase nickel incorporation protein HypB, with product MHEILIEKKILARNDEIAARNRKALSGKGVYAINMVSAPGAGKTSLIERMAAELKAIGIGFAVVEGDLEGDFDSRRIERHGIPALQITTGRACHLDAHQVSHALPWVFAQTGIELLVIENVGNMVCPAEYDLGEDMKVMVMSAAEGDDKPLKYPAIFAASEVLIINKTDLAPHTDFDIKMARDNALKVNPYLKVFETSCRTGAGVAEWAGFLAVAVRGKR from the coding sequence ATGCACGAGATACTGATAGAGAAAAAGATACTTGCGAGAAACGACGAGATAGCGGCCCGGAACAGGAAGGCCCTCTCGGGGAAAGGCGTCTACGCCATTAATATGGTAAGCGCGCCCGGAGCCGGAAAGACCTCGCTCATAGAACGGATGGCTGCGGAGCTGAAGGCTATCGGAATCGGCTTCGCGGTAGTGGAAGGCGACCTCGAAGGCGACTTCGATTCAAGGAGGATAGAGAGGCACGGCATCCCGGCGCTCCAGATAACCACCGGCAGGGCCTGCCACCTCGACGCCCACCAGGTCAGCCACGCGCTCCCCTGGGTATTCGCGCAGACCGGCATAGAGCTGCTGGTTATCGAAAATGTCGGGAACATGGTATGCCCCGCCGAGTACGACCTCGGCGAGGACATGAAGGTCATGGTCATGTCCGCTGCCGAAGGGGACGACAAGCCCCTGAAATACCCTGCAATCTTCGCCGCCTCCGAGGTGCTCATAATAAACAAGACCGACCTCGCGCCCCATACGGATTTCGACATCAAGATGGCCAGGGATAACGCGCTCAAGGTAAACCCGTATCTGAAGGTATTCGAGACCTCATGCAGGACAGGCGCGGGGGTCGCGGAATGGGCGGGATTTCTCGCCGTGGCCGTTAGAGGCAAGAGATAA
- a CDS encoding HypC/HybG/HupF family hydrogenase formation chaperone, which produces MCLGIPGRIIEINGFVARVDVAGAMKEADLRLMQEARPGDFVIIHAGFAIEKVDEAKARDTLDLIKEIAGK; this is translated from the coding sequence ATGTGTCTTGGAATACCGGGGAGAATAATAGAGATAAACGGCTTCGTCGCAAGGGTCGATGTGGCAGGCGCGATGAAAGAGGCTGACCTGCGCCTCATGCAGGAGGCGCGGCCCGGAGACTTCGTCATAATCCACGCGGGCTTTGCGATAGAAAAGGTCGACGAGGCCAAGGCCAGGGATACGCTTGACCTCATAAAGGAGATAGCGGGCAAATGA
- a CDS encoding TIGR02757 family protein translates to MDVKKLKKHLDRLCRTFDRSFLASDPLEFLHRYDRPEDREIVGLVASSLAYGKVETIKKSVSRVLEAAGPSPYRFARRFEPGKGLALFNGFVHRFNRGEDIACLFWFARQMIEEAGSIGGFFMKGHEPSRKNIKEALSSFSERALALDSSAIYGRKRLLPKAGIRFFFPNPADGSPCKRLNLYLRWMVRRGDGLDFGQWKGVEPCKLVMPLDTHVARISRNIGLSGRANPDWRMAEEVTDALKALDPADPVKYDFAICRLGILDRCPRKADPGKCSECLISPICVL, encoded by the coding sequence ATGGACGTGAAAAAGCTCAAAAAGCATCTGGACCGGCTCTGCCGCACCTTTGACCGCTCTTTTCTTGCCTCAGACCCCCTTGAGTTCTTGCACAGGTATGATAGGCCGGAGGACCGGGAGATAGTCGGTCTTGTGGCGTCATCGCTGGCCTACGGCAAGGTCGAGACGATAAAAAAGAGCGTCTCAAGGGTGCTGGAGGCGGCAGGGCCGTCCCCGTACCGGTTTGCAAGGAGGTTCGAGCCCGGGAAGGGGCTTGCGCTCTTTAACGGCTTCGTCCACAGGTTCAACAGGGGCGAGGACATCGCCTGCCTTTTCTGGTTCGCAAGGCAGATGATAGAGGAGGCGGGCTCCATAGGCGGCTTTTTCATGAAAGGGCATGAGCCGTCCCGGAAAAACATAAAGGAGGCGCTTTCGTCCTTCTCGGAACGCGCGCTTGCCCTTGATTCGTCTGCGATATACGGAAGGAAGAGGCTCCTTCCAAAAGCGGGCATAAGGTTCTTTTTCCCGAACCCGGCGGACGGGAGCCCGTGCAAGCGCCTGAACCTCTATCTCCGGTGGATGGTAAGGAGGGGCGACGGGCTGGATTTCGGCCAGTGGAAGGGCGTGGAGCCCTGCAAGCTGGTCATGCCGCTCGATACACATGTCGCAAGGATATCGAGGAACATAGGCCTCTCCGGCAGGGCCAACCCGGACTGGAGGATGGCCGAGGAGGTCACGGACGCCCTGAAAGCGCTCGACCCGGCTGACCCGGTCAAATACGATTTCGCCATTTGCAGGCTCGGCATACTGGACAGGTGCCCGCGAAAGGCCGACCCGGGCAAGTGCTCCGAGTGCCTCATAAGCCCCATCTGCGTCCTTTAA